In Fusarium musae strain F31 chromosome 7, whole genome shotgun sequence, a single window of DNA contains:
- a CDS encoding hypothetical protein (EggNog:ENOG41), giving the protein MVSLRAAGKQKEGTQPLCVPSNDYATSYRSNWFTPDNGILDLEDLELLQHINCSYFSSGRPPTLLALKQHAQSLTNIIRKLAPSTTTRPVGLGDVDSGRRIFHKNEAFDWLNDLNTPYENDDPSHHDPLFALHNVVKSESEVHGIEHRCPLTQVEDFGPSAKEGDVRRPYMTHHDLIMHANECLEIIDHEYSSTGGLMSILPTGFEDPDDMKKNHPLRISQLEAARNCLLGQWILHHQHLVGRIHELEINYANATDVLKGEALVPHQMLSRTGADGVSGGREIVYPQDKYILVNCGEDIRSYIHRLLDVAEAQIEQKEKIWKASGVIGERIWNEERGGKVYAKGIVPIDLLTRFYRIKGKGHQSPLFVIPAAEQHPGVESTRLMEERPTVVSIVTPTWPERVSAIEAKYKERLERADKLVSENQFLVREMAELKDKMAVQNSEIKRMTDQLAWYEKHTETVDNEPQD; this is encoded by the coding sequence ATGGTCTCTTTGCGAGCAGCGGGAAAGCAGAAGGAGGGCACTCAACCTCTCTGCGTTCCTTCTAACGATTACGCAACCTCCTACAGATCCAACTGGTTCACTCCAGACAATGGCATCTTAGACCTAGAGGATCTCGAACTTCTACAGCACATCAACTGCTCCTACTTCTCGTCCGGCCGTCCTCCcacccttcttgccctcaagCAGCATGCACAATCtctcaccaacatcatccgCAAGCTTGCTCCGTCTACTACCACTCGTCCTGTAGGCTTAGGGGATGTCGATTCTGGAAGACGGATCTTCCACAAGAACGAGGCTTTTGACTGGCTGAACGACCTCAATACTCCTTATGAGAACGATGACCCGTCTCACCATGATCCTCTTTTTGCTCTTCACAATGTTGTCAAGTCTGAGTCTGAAGTGCACGGTATCGAACATCGTTGTCCTTTGACACAAGTCGAGGATTTTGGTCCTTCGGCCAAGGAGGGGGATGTCCGTCGTCCTTATATGACACACCACGATCTGATCATGCATGCCAACGAGTGTCTTGAAATCATTGATCATGAGTACTCTTCTACTGGCGGTTTGATGTCGATTCTTCCAACTGGTTTCGAAGACCCTGATGACATGAAAAAAAACCATCCTTTGAGAATATCGCAACTCGAAGCTGCTCGTAACTGTCTTCTTGGTCAATggattcttcatcatcagcatctcgtCGGTCGTATACACGAACTCGAAATCAACTACGCCAACGCTACCGATGTCCTCAAAGGAGAGGCCCTCGTCCCGCATCAGATGCTGAGCCGTACCGGTGCCGATGGCGTCTCAGGGGGTCGCGAGATTGTCTATCCACAGGATAAGTACATCCTCGTGAACTGCGGCGAAGATATCAGAAGCTACATCCACCGTCTTTTGGATGTCGCCGAAGCTCAGATAGAGCAGAAAGAGAAGATCTGGAAGGCAAGCGGTGTGATTGGCGAAAGAATCTGGAACGAAGAACGAGGCGGCAAGGTCTACGCCAAAGGTATTGTCCCTATAGATCTCCTTACTCGCTTCTATCgcatcaagggcaagggccaTCAGTCTCCCCTCTTTGTCATACCAGCAGCCGAGCAACATCCTGGCGTGGAGAGCACACGACTCATGGAGGAGAGACCAACCGTAGTGTCCATCGTGACTCCAACATGGCCTGAGCGGGTGTCTGCCATTGAGGCAAAGTACAAAGAGCGTCTGGAGAGGGCGGATAAGTTGGTATCCGAGAATCAGTTCCTGGTTCGTGAGATGGCTGAGTTGAAAGATAAAATGGCTGTTCAGAATTCAGAGATCAAGCGCATGACTGATCAGTTGGCTTGGTATGAAAAGCACACGGAAACTGTTGACAATGAACCACAGGATTAA
- a CDS encoding hypothetical protein (EggNog:ENOG41), which translates to MCLIGEKAKVNTIAPHFGEEPCIQGHNGSGSVFMSGCNMRCIFCQNYDIAHQRNGMDLTPEELGDWYLKLQEVGKVHNINIVTPEHVVPQVALSILHAKDHGLTVPIVYNTSSFDSLASLQLMDGLVDIYLADFKVWKPSTSKRLLKADDYAATARESIKVMHAQVGDLCFTGDGIAKKGLLIRHLVMPGRQDEGAEIMKFLADEVSTDCFINIMEQYHPDAHVGKPKRAKSDGKEEKQEVRYADINRAVDAQEVSLVRKAAEEAGLWRFNDPPGHDGFAI; encoded by the exons ATGTGCCTCATCGGAGAGAAGGCGAAAGTCAATACAATCGCTCCCCACTTTGGTGAAG AACCGTGCATTCAGGGGCACAATGGTAGTGGTTCCGTCTTCATGAGCGGGTGCAACATGCGTTGCATCTTTTGCCAGAATTACGATATCGCACATCAACGAAACGGGATGGACTTGACCCCTGAGGAATTAGGTGACTGGTACCTCAAGCTGCAAGAGGTTGGCAAAGTACACAATATCAACATTGTTACGCCTGAGCATGTTGTCCCGCAGGTGGCGTTGAGTATCCTCCATGCCAAGGACCATGGCCTGACAGTTCCCATCGTTTACAACACCTCAAGCTTTGACTCTCTTGCATCCCTGCAActgatggatggattggtCGATATCTACCTTGCTGACTTTAAGGTGTGGAAGCCAAGCACCTCTAAAAGGCTACTGAAGGCCGATGATTACGCTGCAACAGCCAGAGAGAGCATTAAGGTGATGCACGCTCAGGTCGGTGACCTGTGCTTCACCGGAGACGGGATAGCAAAAAAGGGCTTGCTGATTCGCCATCTTGTTATGCCAGGCAGACAGGACGAAGGAGCCGAAATCATGAAGTTCCTCGCAGATGAAGTCTCTACAGATTGCTTCATCAATATCATGGAGCAGTATCATCCAGACGCTCATGTCGGCAAGCCAAAGCGAGCAAAGTCAGATGgtaaagaagaaaagcaagagGTCCGATACGCAGACATCAACCGAGCTGTCGATGCCCAGGAAGTCTCCTTAGTCAGGAAAGCCGCAGAAGAGGCTGGGCTATGGCGGTTCAACGACCCACCAGGCCACGATGGGTTTGCAATCTGA
- a CDS encoding hypothetical protein (EggNog:ENOG41) — protein sequence MVQLPPMHARITPPPEELNIAIPKLQTCPILPPSLQSLPDTPHPDTPSVCSPSSRRRRRRSSSSKSRPTPESVKQQPYANSHLIFSPRPFENLYIDRAYLMSCLQQQAARAADLMAQYCAVDAQLHNLVGDNGRRKLRKQLALLKSKANQAAEQEKAIFSRLGELFVEIRSRETWAKTQTVESPSVASSVSFSPISYGVTTPLTPLSGNSEHFAPMGYFGDMHQAYEPPYIQQEPTPYGLETVDEAVEDIFGPESSCDSAESETTPVTPTDAVTPFVQEKDYGSELGEELSEERFVALTERRLSLPCLHNAWPEV from the coding sequence ATGGTGCAGCTACCACCAATGCATGCAAGAATCACTCCGCCTCCCGAGGAGCTAAACATTGCTATCCCCAAGCTACAAACATGCCCTATCCTCCCACCTTCACTTCAATCCCTTCCGGATACACCACACCCAGACACACCGTCAGTTTGCAGTCCTTCCTCACGAAGAAGACGCCGCCGATCTTCCAGCTCCAAAAGCCGCCCTACACCAGAGAGTGTTAAGCAACAGCCATATGCCAACTCTCATCTTATCTTTTCGCCCAGGCCTTTTGAAAATCTCTATATAGATCGAGCATATCTTATGTCTTGCCTCCAGCAGCAAGCTGCCAGAGCTGCAGATCTCATGGCACAGTATTGCGCCGTGGACGCCCAGCTTCACAACCTCGTTGGCGACAATGGTCGGCGAAAGCTGAGAAAACAGCTGGCTCTGCTGAAGTCTAAGGCCAACCAGGCCGCTGAACAGGAAAAGGCTATCTTCTCCCGTCTTGGCGAACTGTTTGTTGAAATCAGGAGCCGAGAGACCTGGGCAAAGACCCAGACTGTCGAAAGCCCTAGTGTCGCATCATCCGTCAGCTTCAGTCCCATTTCCTACGGCGTTACCACTCCTTTGACACCTCTGAGCGGCAATTCCGAGCACTTTGCCCCGATGGGGTACTTTGGCGACATGCACCAGGCCTATGAACCACCATATATTCAACAGGAGCCGACGCCATACGGTCTAGAAACCGTCGACGAGGCCGTAGAGGATATCTTTGGTCCTGAATCTAGCTGCGATAGCGCAGAGTCTGAGACCACGCCAGTAACTCCAACTGACGCTGTGACACCCTTCGTTCAGGAGAAGGACTATGGTTCtgaacttggagaagagtTGAGTGAGGAGCGATTCGTTGCGCTTACGGAGAGGCGGCTCAGTCTTCCCTGTCTTCATAATGCTTGGCCTGAGGTTTAG